The proteins below are encoded in one region of Ferruginibacter lapsinanis:
- a CDS encoding DoxX family protein, producing the protein MKKTKIIYWVFTILFAAFMAFTAIPDVRLTPEAVAFMKTLGYLDYFTRFIGVAKILGCIAILIPGFPKIKEWAYAGLFFDLIGATYSVIAIYGVSPQISFMLLPFALGIISYIYNNKVYNN; encoded by the coding sequence ATGAAAAAGACAAAAATAATTTACTGGGTCTTCACTATTCTGTTTGCCGCATTCATGGCATTTACTGCCATTCCCGATGTACGGTTAACTCCCGAGGCAGTTGCGTTTATGAAAACCCTTGGCTACCTTGATTATTTCACCCGTTTTATCGGTGTGGCAAAAATACTGGGTTGTATAGCCATCTTAATTCCCGGGTTTCCTAAAATAAAAGAATGGGCTTATGCAGGTTTGTTCTTTGACTTGATAGGTGCTACTTATTCTGTGATCGCAATATATGGCGTATCTCCGCAAATATCTTTTATGCTGCTTCCATTTGCATTAGGGATAATTTCTTACATCTATAATAACAAAGTGTATAACAACTAA
- a CDS encoding SRPBCC family protein, producing the protein MKTLTALTKITVEASIDAPVEKVWQLFTSPEHIVKWNNASEDWHTTKAENDLRVGGTFSSRMEAKDGSFGFDFGGVYTKVVPNEEIAYTLGDNRKVVIVFTVSHHKTIVTETFEAEQTNPIDMQKQGWQSIMNNFKKYVENN; encoded by the coding sequence ATGAAAACATTAACCGCTTTAACCAAGATCACAGTTGAAGCAAGTATAGATGCTCCTGTAGAAAAAGTATGGCAACTTTTTACCAGCCCGGAACATATTGTAAAATGGAACAATGCCTCCGAAGACTGGCATACCACCAAAGCTGAAAACGACTTACGGGTTGGTGGCACATTTTCTTCCCGTATGGAAGCCAAAGATGGCAGCTTTGGTTTCGACTTTGGCGGTGTATACACCAAAGTAGTACCGAATGAAGAGATTGCCTATACATTAGGCGATAACAGAAAAGTAGTCATCGTGTTTACCGTATCTCACCACAAAACCATCGTGACCGAAACTTTTGAAGCAGAACAAACCAACCCTATCGACATGCAGAAACAAGGCTGGCAATCGATAATGAACAATTTTAAAAAATATGTAGAAAACAACTAA
- a CDS encoding iron chaperone has product MKQLTPLHVDEYISSFPEDVQEKLQQLRAIIKKAAPNAEELISYKMPAYKLHGVLVYFAAYKNHIGLYATPTAHSQFKKELSAYKTGKGSVQFPLDKPMPYSLITKIVKYKVQQNLQQVKKKP; this is encoded by the coding sequence ATGAAGCAGTTGACTCCTTTACATGTTGACGAGTATATCTCTAGCTTTCCTGAAGATGTACAGGAAAAATTACAGCAGCTGAGAGCCATCATAAAAAAAGCCGCTCCAAATGCAGAAGAACTCATCAGCTATAAAATGCCGGCATACAAACTACATGGTGTGCTGGTTTATTTTGCAGCTTACAAAAATCATATTGGTTTGTATGCCACTCCTACAGCACATAGTCAATTCAAAAAAGAATTATCTGCTTACAAAACAGGAAAAGGCTCTGTACAATTTCCATTAGATAAGCCAATGCCTTACAGCCTGATCACAAAGATCGTAAAGTATAAGGTGCAGCAAAATTTACAGCAAGTAAAAAAGAAACCGTGA
- a CDS encoding PhnA domain-containing protein, translated as MKLEDVLLNRSENKCELCKSENSLTIYEVPPSSNKSEDDCIIVCETCKAQIEKRAELNSSHWNCLTESMWSEVPGVQVVSWRMLNRLRNESWAADNLDMMYLDDERLAWAKATGDHDNDGSVDLHKDANGNILQNGDTVVLTKSLDVKGSTLNAKMGTVVKNIRVVEDNTEQIEGKIEGQLIVILTKYVRKQN; from the coding sequence ATGAAACTCGAAGATGTACTGCTAAACAGAAGCGAAAACAAATGCGAATTATGTAAATCAGAAAATTCACTTACTATATATGAAGTTCCGCCGTCATCAAACAAGAGTGAAGATGATTGTATCATAGTATGTGAAACATGCAAAGCGCAGATTGAAAAGAGAGCAGAGTTAAATAGCAGTCATTGGAATTGTTTAACAGAGAGTATGTGGAGTGAAGTACCGGGTGTGCAGGTTGTTTCATGGCGTATGTTGAACCGGTTAAGAAATGAAAGCTGGGCAGCAGATAATTTAGATATGATGTATTTGGATGATGAAAGGTTGGCCTGGGCAAAAGCTACCGGCGATCATGATAATGATGGCAGTGTAGATCTGCATAAAGATGCTAACGGAAATATTTTGCAGAACGGCGATACGGTGGTGTTGACAAAATCATTGGATGTAAAAGGCTCTACCTTAAATGCAAAAATGGGTACGGTGGTAAAAAACATTCGTGTTGTAGAAGATAATACAGAACAGATAGAAGGAAAAATTGAAGGACAACTGATTGTTATCCTCACAAAATATGTAAGGAAACAGAACTAA
- a CDS encoding VOC family protein, which produces MTTSIAPYLTFNGNCRAAMKFYQQCLGGELSLQTIGKSPMADKLPREMKNSILHAVLSKGAISIMASDMVADKGLIKGNTVSLLLHCNSEKEIRSLYEKLSKGGEKTHPPETSFWGALFGDLTDKYGVQWLLHYPLKK; this is translated from the coding sequence GTGACCACTTCAATTGCACCATACCTTACTTTCAATGGCAATTGCCGTGCAGCCATGAAATTTTACCAGCAATGTTTGGGCGGAGAACTCTCCTTACAAACAATTGGTAAATCGCCAATGGCAGATAAACTGCCGAGAGAGATGAAAAATTCAATTCTTCATGCGGTATTATCAAAAGGAGCAATTTCTATAATGGCTTCGGATATGGTGGCAGATAAGGGCCTGATCAAAGGCAATACAGTTTCGCTGCTGCTACACTGTAACAGCGAAAAAGAGATACGCTCATTGTACGAAAAACTATCTAAAGGCGGAGAAAAAACACACCCCCCGGAAACTTCTTTCTGGGGGGCATTATTTGGAGATCTTACGGATAAATATGGAGTGCAATGGCTACTGCATTACCCTTTAAAAAAATAG
- a CDS encoding VOC family protein encodes MSNNIYPCLWFDGQAKAAAEFYCTVFNNSKITAENPMVVTFELDGKKFMGLNGGPMFKFNEAISFVVNCDTQEEIDHYWNKLTEGGEESMCGWLKDKFGVSWQIVPKIIGQLMSDPEKAAKVSAVLFKMRKLDINALVNA; translated from the coding sequence ATGTCAAATAATATTTATCCCTGCCTATGGTTTGATGGACAGGCCAAAGCAGCTGCAGAATTTTACTGCACCGTTTTCAACAATTCAAAAATAACAGCCGAAAATCCGATGGTGGTAACTTTCGAATTAGACGGAAAAAAATTTATGGGATTGAACGGTGGACCAATGTTCAAGTTTAATGAAGCAATCTCATTTGTAGTAAACTGCGATACACAGGAAGAAATTGACCATTACTGGAATAAATTGACCGAAGGCGGAGAAGAAAGTATGTGCGGATGGCTGAAAGATAAATTTGGTGTGTCATGGCAGATCGTGCCAAAGATCATCGGTCAGTTGATGAGTGATCCTGAAAAAGCAGCAAAGGTATCTGCAGTATTATTTAAGATGAGAAAACTGGATATTAATGCATTGGTGAATGCATAA